Proteins encoded together in one Mycobacterium simiae window:
- a CDS encoding PfkB family carbohydrate kinase, giving the protein MKPLVIVGDSLLDVDIEGSATRLSPEAPVPVVDAERLVQRPGGAGLAALLAARTETGVTLITGLADDAAGRGLYSLLSTAGVRVLALPMTGSTVIKTRIRARGQSVLRLDRGDATPVDLPLSEEATTALADARAICVADYGAGVTALPRIREALTRLAPRVPLVWDPHPRGSAPVPGCALVTPNDEEAQRFCGSTWSGDAGQTLLDTWHARLVCITRGSRGARVYGAHREVTNIGVPSGLGTAAADACGAGDRFAVAAAVALGAGADGVAAVRAAVADAARFVATGGAGAVSSPVPGEAAQGLSAPTQLEDRSRVDAIALAERLRRDGRTVVATGGCFDLLHTGHIRLLRQARELGDALIVLVNSDDSVRALKGPGRPVMHDADRARVLGALACVDAVAIFDSPTPENLLDVLRPDVWVKGGDYVASELPESELVRRHGGEVVILPTVAGYSSSRLIAAASAGGSLSERY; this is encoded by the coding sequence ATGAAACCGCTTGTAATCGTGGGTGATTCACTCCTTGACGTCGACATCGAGGGGTCGGCTACCCGGCTGAGTCCGGAAGCGCCGGTGCCGGTGGTCGACGCCGAGCGGCTAGTTCAACGGCCGGGTGGGGCTGGGCTGGCCGCGTTGCTTGCGGCCCGAACCGAGACCGGGGTGACGTTGATCACCGGCCTCGCCGACGACGCGGCGGGTCGAGGGCTGTACAGCCTCCTGAGCACCGCCGGGGTCAGGGTACTGGCGCTGCCGATGACCGGATCGACCGTCATCAAAACCCGGATCCGGGCACGCGGCCAATCGGTGTTACGACTCGACCGGGGCGATGCCACGCCTGTCGATCTGCCGCTGAGCGAAGAGGCGACCACCGCGCTCGCCGATGCTCGCGCCATCTGTGTCGCTGACTACGGGGCAGGTGTCACCGCCCTGCCGCGAATCCGCGAGGCGCTGACACGGCTCGCGCCTCGGGTTCCGCTGGTGTGGGACCCACACCCCCGCGGCAGCGCACCGGTACCCGGCTGTGCCCTGGTGACCCCCAACGATGAAGAAGCACAACGATTTTGCGGCAGCACCTGGTCGGGTGATGCCGGGCAGACCCTGCTGGACACATGGCATGCCCGACTGGTCTGCATCACCCGCGGATCGCGCGGCGCGCGGGTGTATGGGGCCCACCGGGAGGTCACGAATATCGGTGTCCCCAGTGGCCTGGGAACGGCGGCCGCCGATGCCTGTGGGGCCGGCGACCGGTTCGCAGTTGCGGCCGCCGTGGCCCTGGGCGCAGGTGCCGACGGGGTTGCGGCGGTGCGTGCGGCCGTCGCCGACGCGGCACGGTTCGTGGCCACCGGTGGTGCCGGGGCCGTCTCAAGCCCCGTTCCCGGCGAGGCGGCGCAAGGCCTTTCTGCCCCAACACAACTGGAGGACCGCAGCCGCGTCGATGCGATCGCCCTGGCGGAGCGGTTGCGCCGCGACGGCCGGACCGTGGTGGCCACCGGTGGTTGCTTCGATCTTCTGCACACCGGGCACATCCGGTTGCTGCGGCAAGCACGCGAATTGGGCGACGCACTGATCGTGCTGGTCAATTCCGACGATTCGGTGCGGGCCCTGAAGGGCCCGGGCCGGCCGGTGATGCACGACGCCGACCGTGCTCGCGTCCTGGGCGCACTGGCTTGCGTCGACGCGGTAGCGATCTTCGATTCCCCCACTCCCGAGAACCTCCTGGACGTGCTGCGCCCCGACGTCTGGGTGAAGGGCGGCGACTACGTCGCTTCCGAATTGCCCGAATCCGAGCTGGTGCGTCGGCACGGCGGCGAGGTCGTCATTCTGCCCACCGTCGCCGGCTATTCGTCGTCACGCCTGATCGCGGCGGCAAGCGCCGGCGGCTCACTTAGCGAAAGGTATTGA
- a CDS encoding glycosyltransferase family 9 protein, with the protein MSTAVVARLDSAGDVLITGPAVRAVADRHARVVMLAGPRGQEAARLLVGVDEVVEWQAPWVDFDSPELTAAHADDLIKQLRDIAPERVYIFTSFHQSPLPLAMLCRMASVPWVGAICTDYPGSLLELRHQVPDGIPEPRRALSLVGAAGCALPAGDDGWLRIRYPGPVPRRLAIRIGRDPFVVFHPGAAAPARRPSPDRSKSMVAALTEAGYRVVVTGGPDETALTSAVAADSAVDLGGLTSLGELAAVFASARVVVAPNTGPAHLAAAVGAAVVSLFAPVVPAAQWSPYGQRVTVLGDQHAACRDSRARTCPLLGHPCLDGITDAELLAAVRREGGQP; encoded by the coding sequence ATGAGTACCGCGGTCGTCGCACGCCTGGACAGCGCCGGTGACGTGCTCATCACCGGCCCGGCGGTGCGGGCGGTGGCCGACCGGCACGCCCGCGTGGTGATGTTGGCCGGACCCCGCGGTCAAGAGGCGGCCCGGTTGCTGGTGGGTGTCGATGAAGTCGTCGAATGGCAGGCACCGTGGGTGGATTTCGATTCGCCGGAATTGACTGCCGCACATGCCGATGATCTGATCAAGCAGCTTCGCGACATCGCGCCCGAGCGGGTGTACATCTTCACGTCGTTTCATCAATCGCCGCTGCCGTTGGCAATGCTGTGCCGAATGGCGTCGGTGCCGTGGGTGGGTGCCATCTGTACCGATTACCCCGGCAGCTTGCTGGAGCTACGCCATCAGGTGCCGGACGGAATTCCGGAGCCCCGGCGGGCATTGTCACTTGTCGGCGCTGCCGGCTGCGCACTGCCCGCCGGTGACGACGGTTGGTTGCGGATCCGCTACCCCGGCCCGGTTCCGCGGCGGTTGGCAATCCGGATCGGACGCGACCCCTTCGTGGTGTTCCATCCCGGTGCGGCAGCGCCTGCCCGCCGTCCCAGTCCGGATCGCAGCAAGTCCATGGTGGCAGCGCTGACCGAAGCCGGATACCGCGTCGTCGTCACGGGTGGCCCCGACGAAACCGCGTTGACTTCCGCAGTGGCCGCGGACTCGGCCGTCGACCTCGGCGGCCTCACCAGCCTCGGCGAACTCGCGGCGGTGTTCGCGTCCGCACGGGTGGTGGTCGCGCCCAATACCGGACCGGCGCATTTGGCTGCCGCCGTGGGAGCCGCGGTGGTATCGCTGTTCGCACCGGTCGTACCCGCCGCACAGTGGAGCCCATACGGCCAACGGGTGACCGTGCTCGGTGACCAGCACGCCGCATGCCGAGACAGCCGCGCCCGAACATGTCCACTACTGGGGCATCCGTGTTTGGACGGAATCACTGACGCCGAACTGCTTGCCGCCGTCCGGCGCGAAGGAGGACAGCCGTGA
- a CDS encoding glycosyltransferase family 9 protein: MALTLRAGAADSVVVLRALGLGDLLTAVPALRGLRRHCPDAHIVLAAPSRYRELALLTGAVDELLPTACLRDRRMLPRPPAMAINLHGCGPESIDHVLGWQPRQVLTHSHRLHPTLPGPPWRTDQHEVDRWCALLEWAGIPCDAADSSLPRPMLPFEPVGAVVIHPGASAPARRWPVERFAAVAAALSDEGYEIVITGSSDEFALAHDVALAAGLPRTSVMSGLLDIPALTALVSDSRLVICGDTGIGHLAAATGTPSVVLFGPTAPDRWGPRGTAPHIALWAKHFGDPHASTPHEGLLRITVDSVLEASHRVLGETA, translated from the coding sequence GTGGCCCTGACGCTGCGCGCCGGTGCTGCCGACAGCGTGGTGGTGTTACGTGCTCTGGGGCTCGGCGACTTACTGACCGCGGTGCCCGCGCTGCGCGGACTGCGCCGCCACTGCCCTGACGCCCACATCGTGCTCGCGGCCCCGTCCCGCTATCGCGAGCTCGCCCTGCTCACCGGTGCGGTGGACGAGCTGCTGCCGACCGCGTGCCTCCGGGATCGGCGGATGTTGCCGCGGCCACCGGCCATGGCGATCAACTTGCACGGCTGCGGGCCGGAAAGCATTGACCACGTGCTGGGTTGGCAGCCGAGGCAGGTGCTGACGCACAGTCATCGACTGCATCCCACGCTTCCCGGTCCGCCCTGGCGCACCGACCAACACGAGGTCGATCGCTGGTGCGCGCTGCTCGAGTGGGCCGGAATCCCGTGCGACGCCGCCGATAGCAGCCTGCCACGCCCCATGCTGCCGTTTGAGCCGGTCGGAGCCGTGGTGATCCACCCCGGCGCGTCGGCACCGGCGAGGCGATGGCCGGTGGAACGCTTCGCCGCGGTGGCAGCGGCGCTCAGCGACGAGGGCTATGAGATCGTGATCACCGGCTCCTCCGACGAATTCGCGCTGGCGCACGACGTCGCCCTCGCTGCGGGACTGCCGCGGACGTCCGTGATGTCGGGGCTGCTTGACATCCCCGCCCTGACCGCCCTGGTCAGCGACAGTCGCCTGGTGATCTGTGGTGACACCGGAATCGGCCACCTCGCCGCGGCGACCGGCACCCCATCGGTGGTGTTGTTCGGCCCGACCGCACCCGACCGCTGGGGCCCGCGCGGGACGGCGCCACATATTGCGCTGTGGGCGAAACACTTTGGTGATCCGCACGCCAGCACACCGCACGAGGGCCTGCTGCGCATCACGGTCGACAGTGTGCTGGAGGCCAGCCACCGAGTTTTGGGGGAGACCGCATGA
- a CDS encoding D-sedoheptulose-7-phosphate isomerase, whose protein sequence is MIEMHFEALRQAVERNRSQTTRLREWGQQLAGVLMSGGRLLACGNGGSAAEAQHLTAELVGRFHEERMPLSAIALHADTSALTALTNDYGPEEMFARGVRAHGRPGDVLVSLSTSGSSRNVLAAVKAADDIGMITWALTGPAPNELAAMCDEAICVEAPTTATVQEIHLMLVHGLCIAVDAILLRSEPS, encoded by the coding sequence GTGATCGAGATGCATTTCGAGGCACTGCGACAGGCGGTGGAGCGCAACCGATCCCAGACGACGCGGCTACGCGAATGGGGTCAACAACTCGCGGGTGTGCTGATGAGCGGGGGTCGCCTGCTGGCTTGTGGCAACGGAGGAAGCGCAGCCGAGGCCCAGCATCTCACCGCCGAACTGGTCGGTCGCTTTCACGAAGAACGGATGCCGTTGTCGGCGATCGCATTACACGCCGATACGTCGGCGCTGACCGCGCTGACCAATGACTACGGCCCGGAAGAGATGTTCGCCCGCGGGGTACGCGCGCACGGTCGGCCCGGCGATGTCCTGGTGTCGTTGTCTACCAGCGGTTCCAGTCGCAACGTGCTCGCCGCGGTCAAAGCGGCCGACGACATCGGCATGATCACCTGGGCACTGACCGGGCCGGCACCCAACGAACTCGCGGCGATGTGCGATGAGGCCATCTGCGTGGAGGCACCGACCACCGCGACAGTGCAGGAAATTCACCTGATGCTTGTGCACGGACTGTGTATCGCCGTCGACGCCATACTACTGCGCTCGGAGCCGTCATGA
- a CDS encoding UDP-glucose dehydrogenase family protein: MITAPRVGVVGAGYVGLTTAVCIAERGLQIVAVDVDPDRVRKFSAGVSVIDEPDLPRLLNNGLTRGLLTFSVDYATLSDCDIVFVCVPTPSAEDGQAELTAVVSAVDQLGAVLRRGAIVALKSTVPVGTTSAMAERLVDRGIRVVSTPEFLREGRAIQDFRHPDRLVIGTRDEAAAQVVQHAYGLGAATVLRMSPESAELAKYASNAFLAVKLSYTNSLATLCTRVGADIGDVTACMGADSRIGSEFLRPGPGWGGSCLPKDTAALAHIARGHDMCFAEVEAARGTNSAQAQRISAALRRAMGRPLTGCRITALGLTFKAATSDTRESPALAACAELSRGGAQVMGYDPRLQSIDPAILQRVGVTAVDEPYRAAKAAEAIVVLTEWPLFRNLDWCAVAREAPLAVVLDTRNMLQREAVQASGLTYLGNGLPQGY, from the coding sequence ATGATTACCGCACCACGCGTCGGGGTGGTCGGCGCCGGCTACGTTGGACTGACCACCGCCGTCTGCATCGCCGAGCGCGGCCTGCAAATCGTTGCGGTCGACGTAGATCCCGACCGGGTACGGAAGTTCTCGGCGGGAGTCTCGGTGATCGACGAACCCGACTTGCCGCGGCTGCTGAACAACGGCCTAACCCGCGGGCTGCTGACGTTCAGTGTCGACTACGCGACCCTGTCCGACTGCGACATCGTCTTCGTGTGTGTTCCCACCCCCAGCGCCGAAGACGGCCAAGCCGAACTGACCGCGGTGGTGTCAGCGGTCGACCAACTCGGCGCCGTCCTGCGGCGCGGCGCCATCGTCGCACTGAAATCCACTGTGCCGGTGGGCACCACGTCCGCCATGGCAGAGCGACTGGTGGACAGGGGTATTCGCGTGGTGTCCACACCCGAATTCCTGCGTGAAGGGCGCGCCATCCAGGACTTTCGCCACCCCGACCGGTTGGTCATCGGCACGCGGGACGAGGCCGCGGCCCAGGTCGTGCAACACGCCTACGGCCTGGGCGCCGCAACCGTGCTCAGGATGAGTCCCGAGAGCGCCGAACTGGCGAAGTACGCCAGCAACGCATTTCTTGCTGTCAAACTCTCGTACACGAATTCGCTGGCGACCCTGTGCACTCGAGTCGGCGCCGACATCGGCGACGTCACGGCGTGTATGGGCGCGGACAGCCGAATCGGGTCGGAATTTCTGCGGCCCGGTCCGGGATGGGGCGGCTCCTGTCTCCCCAAGGACACTGCGGCGCTGGCCCACATCGCACGCGGACACGACATGTGCTTCGCCGAGGTCGAGGCGGCGCGCGGCACCAATAGCGCGCAGGCTCAACGGATTTCCGCGGCACTGCGACGTGCGATGGGCCGACCATTGACGGGTTGCCGGATCACCGCGCTGGGCTTGACCTTCAAGGCCGCCACCAGCGATACCCGTGAGTCGCCCGCGCTTGCCGCATGCGCGGAACTGAGCCGCGGTGGGGCACAAGTAATGGGTTATGACCCGCGACTGCAAAGCATCGACCCGGCGATCCTGCAACGAGTGGGAGTGACCGCGGTGGACGAGCCGTATCGGGCCGCGAAGGCGGCCGAGGCCATCGTGGTGTTGACCGAGTGGCCGCTGTTCCGCAACCTCGACTGGTGCGCCGTC
- a CDS encoding SDR family oxidoreductase, translating to MTDSSTHPAGTIRTGGVLITGGASGLGASTVAAIHRRGGTPLVIDKKPPAADVPFANCDLADTSAVAAAVESLAEQVDGQITGVFTAAGIDSCGALDQVPAKDWEQVIAVNLVGTAAVVRAALPYLKATRGRIVTCASTLGIKAVGDATAYCASKFGVVGFTRALAAELAGQVGVTLLIPGGMHTPFFDGRTEQYKPPADAKLNQPDDVAETVVFALSQPAGCEVREMVVCTSTESSWP from the coding sequence ATGACTGATTCTTCAACACACCCCGCCGGCACCATCCGGACGGGTGGCGTGCTCATCACCGGTGGCGCGTCCGGCCTGGGTGCCAGCACCGTCGCGGCGATCCACCGGCGCGGCGGCACACCGCTGGTGATCGACAAGAAGCCACCGGCCGCCGATGTACCCTTCGCCAACTGCGATCTGGCCGACACCAGCGCGGTCGCCGCCGCCGTCGAGTCGCTGGCCGAACAGGTAGACGGCCAGATCACCGGCGTGTTCACCGCGGCGGGCATCGACTCCTGCGGCGCCCTCGATCAGGTACCCGCCAAAGATTGGGAGCAGGTCATTGCGGTCAATCTCGTCGGTACCGCGGCCGTCGTCCGCGCCGCGCTGCCTTACCTGAAGGCCACCCGCGGACGCATCGTGACTTGTGCGTCGACCTTGGGCATCAAGGCGGTCGGTGATGCCACCGCGTATTGCGCATCCAAATTCGGTGTCGTGGGCTTCACTCGAGCGCTGGCGGCGGAGCTCGCCGGGCAGGTCGGCGTCACCCTGCTCATCCCCGGCGGCATGCACACGCCGTTCTTCGACGGGCGGACCGAACAGTACAAGCCGCCGGCAGACGCCAAGCTCAACCAGCCCGACGACGTTGCCGAGACGGTGGTATTCGCCCTCTCCCAGCCGGCCGGCTGCGAGGTCCGCGAGATGGTCGTCTGCACCTCCACCGAGTCGTCGTGGCCCTGA